Part of the Micropterus dolomieu isolate WLL.071019.BEF.003 ecotype Adirondacks linkage group LG17, ASM2129224v1, whole genome shotgun sequence genome is shown below.
CCTACTCTTtcacctgagccacagccacccaaTGGCGCAAGTTTGACACATCCTTTATTTCAAGGCAGTAATGCATTCCCTACCACTCTAAAACAAAGTCATTAATCCAGGCAAAATACAAAGCTGGTGAATTTAAATAATACAGAATATTGGTGTGTTTGTGAAACTTGTGAAAGGTTTGTTTTACTACTCTAAGATGTAACATCTGTCTTGAAAATTCCATTTTCAGGTACACTGCCATACCCAAACTTGGAGACATCAGAGGCAGTGGTGTACCACATCTGTATTGGTCATAAGAACACAAACCCTGAAGGCTGCAGACCGGAGATGTAAGTGAAAATGGACAATAACACAAAGCATCGGCATACAAACTCAACCTCAAAAAACCTGTAATATAACATTGAGTGCTGGGCAGCTGAAGATTAAGGAAAACCCACTGTTGTACATTTTCTTGCACAGCTGACAATCTTTAATCgaggtacaaggtacaaggtagactTAGTTGTCATTTTATgacagggttgtataatgagatgaGGTTTATAGTTCAATTTATGATACTCACAAAGCAAACATccaaaaatgataaaatcatatacagaaataaactattttgcatggtcctgtgctgaggatgaatttaagAGTCCCACAGTCTGAGGGAAAAACTGCTCTGCCGTCTGGCGGTAcgacagcagatacttctgtatctcttgcaGCACGGTGAACatgctgtggctggggtgggaaCTGTGTCTTGGTGCACACTGCACCACAGAAGCTAACGTCTGCCACAGAGATGCATGTCTGTAGGGCAGCAACAAATTATAATACTTTATCATGACAATTTCTCAGAGCCCAAGATGACGATGATGATTTTATCTGACCAAATGCCCAGAACAGTTTACTATAAtgcaaaacaggaaaaatgtaaatcaGAGTAAGACTGATTACATTAGAAGAGCTGGAACTACTGGATGCTTGACAatctttgcttgaaaaatgactgaaatgattcatttattatcaaaatacagtatatcatacAGATACATTTTCAGTCGACTGCTTCTGCTGTGTATGTctgtaaaacaacataaaaaaataatatggaGGTATAAACAGTGCTTCTCAAATGagcaatatgtaaatattttggtTTGTATACAAACATTTGGAAAGACACAAAGCTGAATACAACATGGATGGGGGGAAAGGTCTGAGCGCTCAGGTACCACGGCAGTGAGTGGGAGAGGGAAAAGCCTTATGAGACAGCAGTCTCCCAGTCAGGAGGCTTATGCTGTCTCATGCTGGCCTTTACCCAGAActcagcagtgtttcccaccgtgttttatttttgcaggGTGGGAACACCTTTGGTACCATGAAGTCACCGTAAGAATCTAACTAACTAATGATATGCAGCTTatgaaactgaaatgtttttgccGCTTTTTCCCGTAGTCATCAGTCTAAATCTGGTATGTGATTCTGAATCAGTTATAACCCCAGTTGTAGCACTATCAAAATTGGATTTTTAGGATTATGGATGATGGCTGGTTCTCAGTAGCTCATAACATGATGAATCTCTTGAATGTGTGAACCATGTAGGATTCATATCATGCAAGACTGCTGGCTGGAGCCGTACACTCTGAGACCCTCATTCACAGACATTGTTCAAATGCTGGAGAACATCATTGAAAACGATGCGGTAAGGAACAACTTAGGAATGGTTtacattgtttattattttaatttaataataattttactttttaaaggttATGCCATTGATTCTTCATCTTATCTATCCTTTcctttgtaaaaataaaaaaataaaatcatgcgTTCTTAATGGTGCCAAAATAGTCGGAACCTTATGTAACTTAAATTAGGCTGTAGGATTTTAATTTGCCATGTAAAGCCATATGACTATACATACttgattaaagaggtggtatggtgttttctgtgggagatgggaactccctttgggctggactttgggctttttcactttgcaaacctattacatgcacaaaaaagatatataactcaataaaggagaggggaaaagccaaaaaacataataccacctctttaaagtcaTATTATGTAACACGCCAAATTTTCAGAGCCGCCAGGAAAGAATTATTCGGACGTTTTTGAGCAATTTCCTAGAGGGTAAACCCAGATTTCATCATCTTTAATCTACATACCTTCATCATAAACGCTACCTGCTGTGATGTTTCTAAGGAGATGGCTTGTCAATGAAACAGTGTGGATAAAGTTTGAGTTTCAGTAGGCAGGACACTTCTCTTTGTTTGTTAATTATTGTGCTATTAAAATGTACCTTCAAACAACTTGTAAATGTCAGACACATCACCTTATGTGTCTGAATGGTAAGGGAAGAGCCACCAAACCACAACTGCATTTGGAGAGAAAATCTTTTGTATGGTATGTTGTATCACACTTTTGTTACTGCAGATGGGCAAACAGTAGATTGTTGTAGCTTTTCTATGATAATGTCCTTGTGGTTAAGCTTTGCTGTCCTCTTTTATTTTTCAGGATTATGTGGATGTTGAGAGTCCGAGGCTTTTGGTGAACGATGACGCTGAATATCATGAAGCTAAATGTCTACGAGCAGCCAGCGTCACCTTTAAAGATAAAAATCCATCTAAATAAATTTACCAAGGCATCAGATCAAGCTGTTTTCTGAATGATTGTGTAtttaaaacaatacacacatttatagGCAAATTGTTTCAGCTTGGGGGACAGCCTGTCAAGTGCTTCAACTGGACAGTGGTGTAATGTCACAGGGATGGTAAaattatgtagcctacttataTGTTCTTGTTTGCCAATGTAAAATGTCATGTTctgtgtttctattttaactttagttttttttatttttatccattCCATTTTTGTTAATTcgattaaaatatatattttatatgtcaTGTGCATTAGCTGCTTTTTCACTAGACTGCTGTAGAACATCCCAAAAGATCTATACATGTTTACTTTCTAAAATGCATTTCTAgttttcttatttcttattaattattatactatatatgtgttatatatatatatatatatatatatatatatatatatatatatatatatatatatatatatatacatatatatataatatattatattatatgttttatttaattattgattttccatgaaagcattttttattaattgtttattttcattttgtctcaTCAGCCAAACCGAAATTACTGTTCAAGATTATATAGGTCTAAATGTGTGCATACCAACGAGTACATAAACAGATACTACtgagaagaaaaaataataaccaactaaataacaaaatatcacATCATATTAATGTGCAAAACTTTTTGTATGAGAGATTCCGTCACTTTTCGAGGAGCACCTGAAGCAGCATGTCCAGTACGTCCAATCCCTTCTCCTGCGTGGGACGAATGGTGCGTTCAGGAACGCCCCCATCTCTTTCTGTGGGCCAATGGGAGCGCTCCTGAGAACACGCGTTTCTACGACACGCGACTGCTGCGAACCTGGCCCGTCATTTGCACTGAATAAGTTAGAGAGGATGGCTGTCCGTGTTTTAGAAATCATCTTTTTCCTCTATTTTGCCTCTCACATTCCCATCACATTATTTATTGACTTACAAGCTCTGCTACCTGGACACGTGTATCCTCAGCCGGTAAGTGTCAGtccctggggaaaaaaaacgtCAGAGACACATAGTCATATCCTACAATCAACCGTTTTGTGGTTATAAGAGGACTCATTCactgaatctttttttcccGCCAGTTCAGAGATCTTCTGAAGTGGTATGCAGAGGAGTTCAAAGACCCCATGGTGCTGGATCCTCCGGAGTGGTTCAGGTCTTTTATTTTCTGCGAGGCTTTATTTCAGAcccctttctttcccattgCAGCCTATGCTTTCCTGAAAggtcagtaaaaacaaaatgtgcgtGTCTAAAATGTGTTACGTTTGCTGTTTGCTGAACGcgcataaacataaaaaagaagaaaaagaaatagcTTTTTGGAATGTTGTACTACCCATTGTTGAATTCGGCATACATTACTCTTATGGATCCCTGCAGGGTGTCTATTCTAATTTCTGAGCAAGTAGACTGAAGAAATTAGTATTTTATTCATTGACAACGTCTTAGGGAACCACACTTGTGGGACTGCATGCAAAatttttaatataggcctacgtTCACCGTTGCAGGAGTGCGCATTAAACTGACTGTTTTATTAATAGAGTTTGGTGTGGTGTTTCCATTCACTGGACAGTACAGAAGCCAGCTCAAACCTGACCTCTCTAGGATTTTTGCTGTATTAACACACGAAACCCATTACAGTTGTGGAAGATAAATATACTTTTGGTTTTAATGGAGACAAAAATGGAATTGTATGAAATGTCGTGCCCACAGCAACATCCCTTCAAGGAAACATTGTCCATCTTATTCTGAGGATTTATTAGTGGAAGTACTTTCTGCAGCCAGGGGCATCTTTTGATCACtccatttgtttcttttttgccaGGTGGTTGTAAGTGGATCAGGACTCCTGCCATTGTGTATTCCACTCACGTGGCCACAACGCTGGTCCCGATcctggctcacgtcctcttctaTCAGTTCCCTATGAAACCACACCCCGGTCCGCAGA
Proteins encoded:
- the tmem97 gene encoding sigma intracellular receptor 2, translating into MAVRVLEIIFFLYFASHIPITLFIDLQALLPGHVYPQPFRDLLKWYAEEFKDPMVLDPPEWFRSFIFCEALFQTPFFPIAAYAFLKGGCKWIRTPAIVYSTHVATTLVPILAHVLFYQFPMKPHPGPQTPQERWLLVSIYAPYLMVPVLLLLTMLLSSTYNSTSKSGHMSAKAKKKN